One Aphelocoma coerulescens isolate FSJ_1873_10779 chromosome 5, UR_Acoe_1.0, whole genome shotgun sequence DNA segment encodes these proteins:
- the RCN1 gene encoding reticulocalbin-1 encodes MAGGGAAWVLPALLLAAGALGKPTVRQERARPGAAQHEDRPGFQYDHEAFLGKEEARSFDQLSPEESRERLGKIVDRIDDNKDGYITTEELKTWIKRVQKRYIYENVAKVWKDYDLNKDDKIAWEEYKQATYGYYLENPEEFQDATDQHSFKKMLPRDERRFKTADLDGDLAATREEFTAFLHPEEFEHMKNIVVLETLEDIDKNEDGFVDQDEYIADMFANEEGGPEPDWVITEREQFSDFRDLNKDGKMDKDEIQHWILPQDYDHALAEARHLVYESDVDKDQKLTKEEVLDNWNMFVGSQATNYGEDLTRNHDEL; translated from the exons atggcgggcggcggggcggcctGGGTGCTGCCCGCGCTGCTGCTGGCGGCGGGCGCGCTGGGCAAGCCTACGGTGCGGCAggagcgggcccggcccggAGCCGCGCAGCACGAGGACCGGCCCGGCTTCCAGTACGACCACGAGGCCTTCCTGGGCAAGGAGGAGGCGCGGAGCTTCGACCAGCTCAGCCCGGAGGAGAGCCGCGAGCGCCTGGG GAAGATTGTGGATAGAATAGATGACAACAAAGATGGCTATATCACAACAGAGGAATTAAAAACCTGGATTAAACGAGTACAGAAACGCTACATCTATGAAAATGTGGCTAAAGTTTGGAAAGACTATGATCTAAACAAGGATGATAAAATTGCCTGGGAAGAATACAAACAAGCCACATATGGTTATTATCTAG AAAATCCAGAGGAATTCCAAGATGCAACTGATCAGCACAGTTTTAAGAAAATGCTGCCCAGAGATGAAAGACGATTCAAAACTGCAGATCTGGATGGAGACTTGGCTGCCACTCGTGAAGAATTCACTGCTTTCCTTCACCCAGAGGAGTTTGAGCACATGAAAAACATCGTTGTCTTA GAAACCTTAGAAGACATAGACAAAAATGAGGATGGTTTTGTGGATCAAGATGAGTATATTG ctgataTGTTTGCAAATGAAGAGGGTGGACCAGAGCCTGACTGGGTGATTACAGAGCGTGAGCAGTTTTCAGATTTTCGTGATCTCAACAAGGATGGAAAGATGGACAAAGATGAGATCCAGCACTGGATCCTCCCCCAAGACTATGATCATGCACTAGCTGAAGCCAGGCACTTAGTCTACGAATCTGATGTAGACAAG GATCAAAAACTAACAAAAGAGGAGGTTCTGGACAACTGGAATATGTTCGTTGGAAGTCAAGCTACTAATTATGGGGAGGACCTCACAAGAAACCATGATGAACTATGA